Within Sorangiineae bacterium MSr11367, the genomic segment GGTGCGCCGTCTCGCTCCACGCGGCGCGCTTGAGAGCATACCCCGGCTCGAGGGTGCGGGCGCGCAACACTTGGATGCCCGGCGGCAGATCGTGCAGGAGCGACGCATCGGTGAGTGGCACCGAGGGATTCGCCACCGTCAGCACCGTGGGAACGACGTGGTGCTCGGGCAAGTACTTGGCCAACTTGAGCATGCGCTGCACGCCGGCCCCCCCCACGGGAGGAAAGCTGTACGCCACGATCAAGGCGCGCAGCCAATCAGCCGGCGCGGTCACCGACGCGGGGCTCGCCGCGGTCGTCCTTCGTTCGTCCGAATGCGGCACATCCATTTTCCTACCATGCGATGCATCCGCCGTCCCCCTCGTAGCATCATTGTCGTTCATGGCCGAACCGCGGCGTCGTCTCACGGTTGCATGGCTTACCTGCCTGACGTGGGCGGCATCGCTCGCCGCATGCGCCGCGCAGGATTGGGGCTCTCCCGCAGGAACGCCCGCTTCACCTGCGCCTGCGACGCCCGCGGGCAACGCCTCCGCTTCGACCTGGGTTCCACCGCCCAGCGACACAGCGGCGAAGGACCGCCCGCGCCTCTTTCTCACCGCGGAGGTGCTCACCGCGTTGCGCGAACGGGCGCGCGGCAATGCACCGAGCTGGGTGGCGCTTCGAGCTCGATGCGACGACTACGCGGACGCGCAGGTCGCCTACCCCGATGGCGCGGACTACCCCAGCAAAGGGAACATCGGCGAGGGGTACCAGGGCCAAGGCTACTTCGGCCCGCTGCTCGAGTTGTCGCTGTGCCATCAGGTCCTCCGCACGGTCGATGCGAACCGCGCGACTGTGTACGCGCGCAAGGCGCTCGAGGTGCTCGACAAGATGAGCGAGAAGGACGGCCCGCACGCCGTGCCGATGGAGCGCGACTCGGTCTACGGCATCCGCTTTTTCGGCGCCGGCATGGCCATCGCCTACGACTGGCTCCACGCCGTGATGAGCCCCGAGCAGCGCCGCCGCATCGACGACGCCGTCCAGCGGTGGATCGAGGTGTACGAGAAGCGCGGCTTCGGGCGCGATCACCCACAGGGAAACTACTTCGCCGGGTACTACGCCACCAAAGCCCTCTCCGCGCTAGGTAGCGAGAGCAGCGAGAGCACCGACGCCAACGAGCGCTGGCGCGACTTCTTCGAACGCGTGCACCAGAAGAGCGTGGCGCCGTTCTATGCGGCGCACCTCGCCGGCGGCGGATGGCCCGAGGGTTGGGGCTATGGAACGCTGGCCAGCTTGAACATGAGCCTTCCCGCGTGGGCAGCGCGAACCGCGAAGGACGTCGACTTGGTCCGCGCCGGCTTCACGTACCCGGTGGACCAGGCCAAGTACCTTTTCCATTTCTCGTGGCCCAACCGTCGAACCCTCGACGATCGCGGAACGATCCACGCGAGCGACACGCCGTCCGCCTTCGATCCCGCACTCGCGTACGGTGCGTGGGGCTTTGCCTCGATGTGGAAGGATCCCATCGCGCCGGCCTTCCACCGCTTCGCGCGCGAGGTGAAAGAGGCCGCGGGCGGGCCGCCCACGTTCTTGGAGCCGCTGGTGGGCATGCTTCTCTGGGACGAACAGGGCGCGGACGCACCGTTCGACGATCAGCCGCGTGCCTACCTCGCCAAGGGGATGCAAACGGTGGCCATGCGCTCCTCGTGGCGCAAGGACGCGGTGTGGGCTTCGTTCAGCGCGGGGCCGTACGTGAACAACCCCGACTCGGGGGAAATGCTCTTCGATCAGGGCTCGCTCTCCGTCGTTCGGGGCGATCGGCCGCTGCTCGCCTATGCGCCGACCCGTCTCGTGAAGGGCTCGAAGGACGGCGCCCGCGTGGAGAACCAGGTGTACGCGGCGCTGTTCGGCGACAAGGCCGAGCGCGCACTCTTCAACGTGTTCTACGCCAAGCCACCGGACGGCCCTCGCCCGGGGCAAATTGCCAACGTGTCGGCCAAGACGTCCGTCGGTGTCTTCGAGGATCGCGAGCCCTTCGTCGTGGTCCGCGGCGATCGCCTCGAGGAGACGTACCGGCCCGGCACCGTGGCCGCCTGGACGCGCCAGATCGCCTTCTTCCGGCCTTCGCTCTTCGTCCTCGACGACCGCACCGAGGCCGCGAACGGGCGCGCGGACCAGTGGCTCGCGTTTCATCTTTCGCAGCGTCCCCACGTGACGCACCACGCGCGCGTCGACGCGGGCGATGCCGACGACTACGGCGGCGCATTGATTCCACTGCTGCCGCGCGGCGCGAAAACGACGACGGTGGACATCTTCGGCGTGCACAAAGTGTGGCGCGCCGAAATTCGCCCCCCGGCAAAAGCGCGCACCCAGCGATGGTGCACCGTGTTCGACGCGTCGGCCTCACCGCAAGACGTCGCCGCGCCATCGCTGGTCGCCTTCACCGAGGGCAAAGCACGCGGGGCGCTGCTTCGTCGCAAGGACGCTGCCTACGTCTACGTGGCCGCGCCCGACGAGGCGAACCGCATCGAGGGCGCGTTCGCGTACACGGTGCCCACGGCCGCGCTGCATGTCATCGCGGATGTGCCGCCCAATGCGAGCTACGCGCTCCTCGCGCAGGGCAGAACCGTGCGTGCCGTGCCCGATGGGGAAAACGGCACGAAAATGCAGGCAAGCGCGCAAGGCATCCTCGCGTTCCGCGTATCCGAGGACGGAAAGATCGAACCGGTACCGTAGCCCGCGACATCTAAGAAGCGGTTTTCCCAATGGACCAGGACGCCTCCCTCCCCCGCTTGGTAAGCCTCGTCGTGCCCTGCCTCAACGAGGAGGCGTACATCGAAGCGTGCATCCGTTCGCTCCTCGCGCAGGACTACCCCAAGGACCAGCTCGAGATCCTCGTCGTCGACGGCATGAGCTCCGATGCGACCCGCGAGATCCTCGCGCGCATCATGGACGAAGATGCGCGCGTGCGCGTCATCGACAACCCGGAGCGCATTCAGGCCGCCGGCCTCAACGAAGGCATCCGCGCCTCCAAGGGCGACGTCATCGTCCGCGCGGATGTACATGCAGAATACAACCCTGACTTCGTCCGCCAGTGCGTGCTGGTGCTCGCGGAAACGGGGGCCAGCAATGTCGGCGGCGCCGCCCGCCCGCGCGCACACACCTTCTTCCAGCGCGCCCTCGCCGCGGCGCTGGAGAGTCCGCTCGCCATCGGCAATTCCAAATACCGCCAAGTCGATGCGGAAGGCTTCGTCGACACGGTCTTTCCCGGTGCCTTCCCGCGGCAAGTGTTCGCGCGGGCGGGGCTCTTCGATCGCAAGGCCATTACCAACGAGGATGCGGAGATCAACCAGCGCATCCATGCCGCGGGTGGAAAAGTCTATTTGAGCCGACGCATCATCGTGCACTATTACCCGCGCGAATCGCTGGGTGCGCTGGCGCGGCAGTATTTCAAATATGGGAAAGGGCGCGCGCGCACCCTCTGGAAGCACGGCAAGTTTCTCACCCTGCGGCCGGCGCTTCCGTTCTTCGCACTAACCGGCGGCGTGGGGCTTCTTCTCACGTCGCACCTGCAGCCGTTCACACCGTTCGCCTTCGGCGGCTACGCCCTCGGCACCCTGGCCGAGGCGGTGCGCGTCGGGAGGAAGCTCGGGGCAACGGCGATTCCGGTCATCTGGAGCATCTTTCCCGTTCTGCACGCGTCGCACGGAGCTGGCTTCGCCGTGGGGCTCGTGCAATATGCCTTCAAACCGGACTGGGGCCCCATCGAGTATCTGGATGAGTCTCCATCCGACAGCAGTGATGCACCTTCCACCTCGATTAACCTGAACGGAGCGGGGATGGCGGCGCGCTAGCCCCGAACGCGATTGGGACTCCTCGGAGCCATCCTCCTCGTCACGACCGTTTTTTTGCGGCCGCAGGAAGTCATTCCGCTGCTGCAAGGGATCGGTTTTCTCAACATCGTGACGGGCCTCGCTGTACTGGGCATCATCATCGAATTCGCCACCGGACGGACGCGCTCCGCATGGACGCCGCAGCTGCCGTACCTGGGCGCCTTCGCCGGCTGGTGCTTCGTCTGCACCGTGGTCAAAACGGGGCGCAGCGAGCTCGATCACACGGTCAACACGGTGGTGTTTTCCACCGTGTTCATGTTGGTCATCGCGTATGCCGCGCGCAGCTATGCGCGTTTCGCGGTCATCGCGACGACGCTGGT encodes:
- a CDS encoding glycosyltransferase family 2 protein; the encoded protein is MDQDASLPRLVSLVVPCLNEEAYIEACIRSLLAQDYPKDQLEILVVDGMSSDATREILARIMDEDARVRVIDNPERIQAAGLNEGIRASKGDVIVRADVHAEYNPDFVRQCVLVLAETGASNVGGAARPRAHTFFQRALAAALESPLAIGNSKYRQVDAEGFVDTVFPGAFPRQVFARAGLFDRKAITNEDAEINQRIHAAGGKVYLSRRIIVHYYPRESLGALARQYFKYGKGRARTLWKHGKFLTLRPALPFFALTGGVGLLLTSHLQPFTPFAFGGYALGTLAEAVRVGRKLGATAIPVIWSIFPVLHASHGAGFAVGLVQYAFKPDWGPIEYLDESPSDSSDAPSTSINLNGAGMAAR